The following DNA comes from Streptomyces sp. NBC_00690.
CCTCTACGGCCACCACCCCGGCGAAGGGTGGCGGCCAGGGTATAGCCCTTCTCGTCATCGCCTCCTGTCAGCTGATGGTGGTCCTCGACATCACCATCGTGAACATCGCGCTCCCGCACATCCAGAGCGCGCTGGACTTCTCGACGACCAGCCTCGCCTGGGTGGTCAACGCCTACACGCTCACCTTCGGCGGCTTGCTGCTGCTCGGTGGACGGGTGGGCGACATCCTGGGCCGAAGGCGCGTCTTCATGTTCGGCGTCGCGCTCTTCGCGTTGGCATCCCTGCTCGGTGGCCTCTCCCAGAACTCCTGGCAACTCCTTGCCGCCCGAGCCCTTCAGGGAGTCGGCGGCGCGATCGCCTCTCCCACCGCGCTCGCGCTCATCACCACGACCTTCCGCGAGGGGCCGGAACGGAACCGGGCCTTCGGCGTCTTCGCCGCGGTCTCCGCGGGCGGTGGCGCGATCGGGCTGTTGGCCGGCGGCATGCTCGTCGAGTGGCTCGACTGGCGATGGGTGTTCTTCGTCAATGTGCCGATCGCCCTGCTCATCCTGGTGGTGACGCCCCGCTACATCCCGGAGTCCGAGCGCCACTCGGGACACTTCGACGTAGCGGGCGCGCTGACGTCCACCCTGGGCATGGTCGCCCTGGTCTACGGGTTCATCCGCGCGGCTCAGGAAGGTTGGCGCGACAAGCTCACCATCGGCTCTTTCGTGGCGGCGGTCGTTCTTCTCGGCGTCTTCATCCTGGTGGAGCGACGCTCGCGGCAACCGATCACACCCCTCCACATGTTCGCGGACCGCAACCGCGCCGGCACCTACGGCATCATGCTCAGCCTGGCCGCGGCGATCTTCGGCATGTTCTTCTTCCTCACCCTCTTCGTCCAGGACGTCCTGGGGTTCAGCCCCTTGATGGCGGGTCTCTCCTTTCTGCCCGTGAGCGCGGTGATCGCGATCGGGGCCGGGGTGACGTCCCAACTGCTGCCGAAGTACGGTCCCAAACCCTTCATGGTGACCGGCGCGATCCTGGCGGCGTTGGGTCTTGGCTGGTTGACCCAGACCGACGTGAACTCCACGTATCTCGGCAGTGTGCTGGGGCCGATGCTCATCTTCAGCTTGGGCATGGGCATGCAGTTCGTGTCCCTGACACTCATGGCCGTCTCCGGGGTCTCCCGGGAGGAATCGGGCGCCGCGTCCGGTCTGCTGAACGCGATGCAGCAGGTCGGTGGCTCGCTGGGACTGTCGATCCTGGTGACGGTGTTCGGCACCGCGAGCCGCAACAAGGCCGATGAGGTCATCCCGCAGTTCCTGAAACAGGCGACCCCCGCCGAACGCCTGACCTTCCAACGGACCGGCGAACTCCCGACATCCTGGGCGAACCAGGTGCTCGCCTCCGGGATCTCCTCGGCCTTCGTGATGGCTGCGATCTTCACCGCGGTGGCCGCCGTGATCGCCCTGCTGGTGATCCAGGTCCGGGCATCCGACCTGGAGCGACTGAAGGGCGGCGTGACCCCCGGCGGAGGCTGAACGCCGATGGGCCCGGCAGCCCTCCACATCATCCGCCCTCCACGGGGCCGGCTGGGTCCGGCCACCGAAACACGCGCCGGAGCCCCGGGACCCGAAGGCAGTCCCGGGCGGCTGGTGACCTGCGGTGGGCCGGGCGCCGGGGGCGCCTGGCCTGTCAGCCGTCTCGCCGGAATTTCGGGGCTCGCTTCTCCAAGAAGGCGAGCATGCCCTCCTTCTGATCGGCTCCGGCGAACAGTGAGTGGAAGGACCGCCGTTCGTAGCGGACCCCGTCGGTGAGGCCCGTCTCCAGTGCGCGGTCCACAGTGTCTCGGGCGGCCCGGGCCGCGAGGGTGCTGTAGGAGGAGATGGTGCGCGCCATCGTGTATGCCTCGGCCGCCAGTCGATCCGCGGGGACGACCCGGGCGACCAGGCCGGAGCGCTCGGCCTCGGCGGCGTCCATGGTGCGGCCGGTGAGGATCAGATCCATCGCCTTCGCCTTGCCCACCAGCCGGGTGAGCCGCTGAGTTCCGCCCATCCCGGGGATGACGCCCAGCGTGATCTCCGGCTGACCGAAGACGGCTGTGTCGGCGGCGATGATGGTGTCGCACATCATGGCCAGTTCGCAGCCGCCGCCGAGGGCGTATCCGGCCACCGCCGCGATCTTGGGGGTGCGCAGTGCGGTGAACTGCTCCCAGCGACCGAAGTAGTCCTCGGCGATCATCTCGGGCGCTGACTTGTGTGCCATTTCCTTGATGTCCGCACCTGCCGCGAAGACCTCGTCGGAGCCGGTGATGACGAAGCAGCCAATGCCGGGGTCGTCGTCGAGCGGCTGGAGCACCGCGAGGAGTTCGTCCAGCAGCGGTGTGCTCAGCGCGTTGCGCACCCGGGGCCGGTCGAGTCGCACGGTGACCACACGGTCGTCCCGTTCGGCGGTCAGATACATGGCGGGTTCTCCTGAAGGAAGTCGGATGGGGGAGGGGTGGTGGAGTTGGGCGGGGCGGCCAGGCCGGGTTTCCCACCCGTCTCAGGAGTCCCAGATCGCTCCATACGCGGGAATGCCCCTGCTCTCCAGGCCCTGGACCACCTGCCAGGTGAGCTTCTTGTTGGAGATGCAGATCACCGCCTCGGCGCCGAAGTCCCGGTGGGCGGCCTGGGCGAGGGCGAGCATGTCGGGCTTTCCGTGCTCGGCGGTGTCCCAGATCCTTGCTTCAGGTTGGACCGTGAGGATCTCGTCCACGAGGGCGTCGCCGTAGGTCGTCCGGGGACTGCGGGTGGCCCAGACCAGAAGGGCGGGCACCTCCCCCGCGAGGAGATGGGGGAGGCACGGACCTATCCCGCTGCCAGTGGCGACGTACACCACCCGGGTGAACAGGGTCTCTATGTTGGCAACCCCCGCCGTGGTGATTCCCTTGGTCCAGACCTCGGTGGGGAGGTCGTCGATGAACTGGCCCGTCCAGTCACCGGCCCGGGAGATGGTCAGGCGGTAGCCGCTGCGGCCGGGCTCGGGCACATTGGCGAAGGAGTGCCACTGCCCCAGCGGGCTGCGGCTGATCGCGGTCGAGGATCCGGCGAAGGGGGTGACCCCGTAGTCGAAGCGCGCGAGCGCCACATGGGTGGAGGGCCGCTCCGCGGCGACCGCCACCCGGCGCAGCCGGAGCCAGGGCAGTGCCACGCTGAGGGTGATCAGGGCCAGCAGCCAGACGGCGGATGAGGTGAGAGGTGACTGCTGCTGCTCGTGCGCGACGAGCAGGGTCTGTGCCCAGAGCAGGAGGAGCGCCGCCCAGCCGCCGTACCGGTGGATCCGTTCGAAGTGGTCGTGGAATTGCGTACGGAAGGGCGGTAGCGCGGTCGAGATGATCGCGATCAGCAGGATGCCCAGGGCGTACGAGACCGCGAGGACCGGTGTGGGCGCGCCCTGGAGGGTCATGGTCCCGACTAGGGCCAGGAACCAGAGGGTTCCGGCGGTGGCCCCGCCGACGTGCAGCCCTCCGAAGTGGTACACCTTCGCCAAGGTTCGGCGGACGGTCAAAGGCCAGGAGGTCGGGGCCGCTGTCGCCAGCCGGAACAGCAAGTTGATCACGTACTGCTGGCGGATGACGACGGCGAGGGCGACATTGATCAGCGCGGCGTTGGAGAGCTCCTGTTCGGACAGGGTGCTGCCGCCGCTCGCCCCCTGAGCGAGGAAGGCCAGGTTGGCGGCGATGACCAGGGCGGCCAGCCGGTGGTAGTGCATCAGCAAGGGCCCCTTCAGCGCGTGGCGCAGCCGGCCGGTGCGCGGCTGGGGCGCGAGAGCGGGGGCGTGGTTGTCGAGCCGCACGGGTGCGGTCATGAGGTCGCCTCCGCCCGCAGACGCCGGGCGAGGGTCAGCAACTGTGCCTTGTCGACTTTGCCCCGGCTGGTCCGGGGAAGGGTCTCGCATGCGTGCACCAGGTCGGGAACGCAGTAGTACGGCAGCGTCCCGGCGACGGCCTGCCGTGCCTCCTCGGCACCGATGCCCGCTGGGGTGACGAAGGAGACCAGGGTCCGGTCGTCGAGTTTCAGGGTCACCGCCTGGTGGCATCCGGCTACCGACTCCAGGACGGCGGACACCGAGTCCAGTTCGACTCTGAATCCGCGAACCTTGACCTGATCGTCGGTGCGGCCCAGATGTTCCAGTTCGCCCTCGGGTGTCCAGCGGCCGAGGTCGCGGGTGCGGAACATCAGATGCCCGGGTCCAAGGAAGGGGTCAGGGAGAAAGCGCGCGGCGTTGAGCCCCGGATTGTTCAGATAGCCGGCGCTGACCCCGGCCCCGCCCGCCCACATTTCGCCGATCGCGCCGATGGGCAGTGGCCGCTGGTGCTCGTCGAGGACGTAGACGGTGTTGTTGGGTGTGGGGCGTCCGATGGTGAGCCGTTCCGCGGAGCGCCTGTGGCGCTGGAGAGTGTTGACGATGGTGG
Coding sequences within:
- a CDS encoding MFS transporter produces the protein MTTPRPVPTTSTATTPAKGGGQGIALLVIASCQLMVVLDITIVNIALPHIQSALDFSTTSLAWVVNAYTLTFGGLLLLGGRVGDILGRRRVFMFGVALFALASLLGGLSQNSWQLLAARALQGVGGAIASPTALALITTTFREGPERNRAFGVFAAVSAGGGAIGLLAGGMLVEWLDWRWVFFVNVPIALLILVVTPRYIPESERHSGHFDVAGALTSTLGMVALVYGFIRAAQEGWRDKLTIGSFVAAVVLLGVFILVERRSRQPITPLHMFADRNRAGTYGIMLSLAAAIFGMFFFLTLFVQDVLGFSPLMAGLSFLPVSAVIAIGAGVTSQLLPKYGPKPFMVTGAILAALGLGWLTQTDVNSTYLGSVLGPMLIFSLGMGMQFVSLTLMAVSGVSREESGAASGLLNAMQQVGGSLGLSILVTVFGTASRNKADEVIPQFLKQATPAERLTFQRTGELPTSWANQVLASGISSAFVMAAIFTAVAAVIALLVIQVRASDLERLKGGVTPGGG
- a CDS encoding enoyl-CoA hydratase-related protein yields the protein MYLTAERDDRVVTVRLDRPRVRNALSTPLLDELLAVLQPLDDDPGIGCFVITGSDEVFAAGADIKEMAHKSAPEMIAEDYFGRWEQFTALRTPKIAAVAGYALGGGCELAMMCDTIIAADTAVFGQPEITLGVIPGMGGTQRLTRLVGKAKAMDLILTGRTMDAAEAERSGLVARVVPADRLAAEAYTMARTISSYSTLAARAARDTVDRALETGLTDGVRYERRSFHSLFAGADQKEGMLAFLEKRAPKFRRDG